From the genome of Deinococcus seoulensis:
CTGACCATGCTCAGCCGGGGCCGGGTGTACGGCCTGTTCCGGTCGCTGGAGGACGTGCAGGCCTGCACGTCGCGCCTGCTGGAGCTGGGGCTGGCCGGGCAGTCCGTGCAACTGCTGATGGGTGACGACGGCGCGGCCACGCTGGACTGCGACGGCCGCCGCCACGGGCTGTGGGCGCGGATGCTGCGGCTGATGCAGGGCATGACCGACGAGCGCGCCCACGTGGAACGCTACGTGGAGGCGCTAGGCTGGGGGGAAATCCTCCTGAGCGTGGACGTAGCCGGGCAGCCGGGGCAGGTGCCGCAGGTGGCACGGGCGTTCCGGGAGAGCGGCGCGCACTTCGTGAACCATTACGGCGCGTGGGTGGTCGAACCGCTCAGCGCGTAGGCGGCGGGAACGGAACAGGAAGAGGGGCAGGCTGACCCGTGCGGGTTGCCTGCCCCCTTCTGTCCTGCCGGTTACTGGCGGTCTTGCAGTTGCACGTAGTGCGCGTCGGTGGCGCCGGTGTACACGGCGTCGGGGCGCAGCAGGCGGTTGTCGCCGGTGTACTCGATCACGCTGGCGCACCAGCCGCTGATGCGGGCCAGCGCGAAGATGGGCGTGAAGAACTCCTTGCGGATGCCCAGGTCGCTGTACACGGTGCCGCTGTAGAAGTCCACGTTCGGGTAGATGCCCTTGCTCCCGATGCGGTCCACGACGACCTTCTCGATGGTTTCGAGGATCTGGTAGTAGTTGCTCTTGCCTTCCTTGTTGGCGACCACTTCGGCGTAGTCACGCAGGACGCGCGAGCGGGGGTCGAAGTACTTGTACACGCGGTGCCCGACGCCCATGATCTTCTCCTTGGCGTCCAGCTTGGCGTTGATGTACGCCTCGGCCTTATCGGGGGTGCCGACCTCGTCGAGCATGTCCATGACGGCCTCGTTCGCGCCGCCGTGCAGCGGGCCTTTCAGGGCGCCGATGGCGCTGGTCATGCAGGAGTACATGTCAGACAGGGTGCTGCTGGTGGCGATGGCGGTGAAGGTGCTGGCGTTCATGCCGTGATCCACGTGCAGCACGAGCGCGATGTCGAACAGGCGGGCCTGCTCGGCGGTGGGTTCCTTGCCGGTCAGCATGTACAGGAAGTTCCCGGCGTGCGTCAGGTCCATGCGGGGCGCGACGATCTCCTTGCCTTCCTGCGCGCGGTTGATGGCGGCGATGATGGTCGAGAACTGCGCGATCATCCGCACGGAGATGGCGCGGCGGGCATCGGCGCCCGTGTCCTCGGACTGCGGGTCCAGCAGGCCCAGGTACGACACGGCGGTACGCAGCGCCTGCATGGGGTGCACGCCCTGGGGCATGTGCGCGATGACCTGGGCCAGCGCGTCGGGAATGGCGCGGTTGGCTTTCAGGTCGGCGTCGAAGGTGGCGAGTTCCGCGGCGGTGGGCAGGCGGCCGTTCAGGAGGGCCAGGGACAGTTCCTCGAAGGTGCTGTTCTCCGCCCATTCCTGAATCGGAATGCCCAGGTGCGTCAGGACGCCTTCGGCCCCGTTGATAAACGTGAGTTTGCTCTCTGTAAAGAGGACGCCTTCAAGCCCTTTGGCGATGTTCGTCATGATGATCGAGCATATCACCCCCCCGCTTTGCACCGGGTCTAGCGGACGTTCCCGCCGGGGTGACAGCGCCTGCCCCGCGCGCCCTAGAATGCCCGGCGATGAGTACCACTGCGCCCGCCCCCACCGTGATTCTCGCCCTGGATACCGCCACGCCCTGGCTGACGCTGGCGCTGCGCTGGCCCGGCGGTGAGCGCAGCGTGTCGCGCGAGGTGGGCCGCGCGCATGCCGAGCAACTGCCCGGCGCGCTCGGTGAACTGTTCGCCGGGGCGGGGTTGCCGCTGCGGGCTGATCTGGTGATCATCGGGACCGGTCCCGGCTCGTACACGGGCGTGCGGGTCGGCGCGAGCTACGCGCTGGGCCTGGCGCGGGTGTGGGGCGCGGCGGTGCGCGGCGTGAGCACCCTGGAGTCCCTGGTGAGCGGCGACGGCCCGCAGGCGGTGTCCATGGACGCCCGCAAGGGCAACGTGTACGGCGCGGCGTACGACGTGCAGGCCGGAACGGTCGTCGGTGTGCGCCACGCGCCCGCCAAGCACGCCCTGGAGGCTTTCGAGGCCCTGACCGCTCCCCTTCCCCACCACCGCGACCCCGCCCCGGACGGACTGGCCCTGCTGCGCGCCGGACTGGATCACGGTGTGGACGGGTGGGAACTGGCGTACCTGTAGGAGGGTGCGCGTAAAACGGGGCGCAGGGTGCGGTGTCGACCGCTCCTGCGCCCCACTTCCTACGTCCCTGTTCAGTCGGCGGCGTCGGCCTGGGCGTACTGGAGGCGGTGCAGGCGGGCGTAGTAGCCGCCTTTTTCCAGCAGCTGGTGGTGGCTGCCCTGTTCCACGATGCGGCCCTTGCGCATGACCACAATCCGGTCGCAGTGTTCGATGGTGCTGAGGCGGTGGGCGATGATGATGCTGGTGCGGCCCTGCATGACGCGGGTCAGGGCCTGCTGGATGCGCAGTTCGGTTTCGGTGTCCACGTTGGCGGTGGCCTCGTCGAGGACGAGCAGGATGTCCGGGTTCTGGATGAGGGCGCGGGCGAAGGCCAGCAGTTGCTTCTGCCCGGTACTCAGGGTCGCGCCGCGTTCGCGGACCTCGGTCTGGTAGCCGTGTTCGAGGCTCAGGATGTACTCGTGCACGCCCACGTACCGGCAGGCCTCGACGACGCGTTCGTGGGGAATGGCGGGGTTGTTCAGGGTCAGGTTGCTCTCGATGGTCCCGGCGAACAGGAACACGTCCTGCAACACGACGCCCACGTGGCGGCGCAGGTCGTGCTGCGCGAGGTCCTTCACGTCGATACCGTCCACGTTCACGCTGCCGCGCTGCACGTCGTAGAAGCGGCTGACGAGCGCGGTGACGCTGGTCTTGCCGGCGCCGGTCGCGCCGACCAGGGCGACGCTCTCGCCGGGGCGGATGTTCAGGTCGATGCCGCGCAGGATCCAGCGGTCGTCGGTGTCTGGGGTGTCGGCGGTGACGGTCTGGTCGTACGCGAACCACACCTTGCGGAAGTCCACGCTGCCCTCGAAGTTCGTGAGGGTCTTGGCATCCGGCTTGTCGGTGATGCTCTCCTCGGTGTCCAGCACGCCGAAGATGCGTTCGCTGCTGGCCATGGCCGCCTGGAGGTTGTTGAAGACGTCCGCGAGGTCCTGGATGGGCTGGAACAGCTGCTGCGAGAGCTGCACGAACGCGAACAGCGTGCCGACCGTGATGGCCCCGGCAATGGCGCCGCTGGCGTCCACGCCCAGGATCTGACGGGCCGCGAAGTACAGGATCAGCGCGACGGCCACCTGCCCGAGGACCGCCACGACCGGCATGAACAGCGAGAACCACTTCACGGAGTTCTCGTTGGCGCTCAGCAGGGCGCGGTTGCTGAGGTTGAAGTCCAGGGCGCTGCGGCGTTCGCGGCCGAACAGTTGCACGGTCAGCATGCCCGTGATGTTCTCGTTCAGTTTGCTGTTCACGGTGGCCTGTTGCGTGCGGGTCTCGCGGAACGCGTCGCGCAGGCGGGCGCGGAAGTAGTTGGTGGCCAGGAACAGGACGGGCAGCACCGTGAACGAGATCAGCGCCAGTTGCCAGTTCACGCTGAGCATGATGATCACGTACACGACGATGATGAAGCTGCTCTGGATCAGGCTGACCAGTCCGCCCGTGATGAACTGGTTGATGGCGTCCACGTCGCTGGTGACGCGGGTGATCAGGCGGCCGACCGGGTTCTGGTCAAAGTACGACAGCGGCAGGCGCTGCAACTTGCTGAACACGTCGGCGCGGATGTCGCGCAGCACGTTCTGCCCCAGGTACCCGATGGCGAGCGTGAACGCGTACTGCAGGGCGAACTCCACGACTTTCAGGCCCATGTAGGCCAGCGCGGTCAGGGTCAGGCCGCGCCTCAGCAGGTCGCGGTCGGCGTTGCCGCTCAGGGCCAGCGGCGAGAGGTACGTGTCGATGGCGTGCCGCTGGATCAGCGCGAACAGCGGCGAGGCCAGCGAGATCAGCAGGGC
Proteins encoded in this window:
- a CDS encoding citrate/2-methylcitrate synthase; protein product: MTNIAKGLEGVLFTESKLTFINGAEGVLTHLGIPIQEWAENSTFEELSLALLNGRLPTAAELATFDADLKANRAIPDALAQVIAHMPQGVHPMQALRTAVSYLGLLDPQSEDTGADARRAISVRMIAQFSTIIAAINRAQEGKEIVAPRMDLTHAGNFLYMLTGKEPTAEQARLFDIALVLHVDHGMNASTFTAIATSSTLSDMYSCMTSAIGALKGPLHGGANEAVMDMLDEVGTPDKAEAYINAKLDAKEKIMGVGHRVYKYFDPRSRVLRDYAEVVANKEGKSNYYQILETIEKVVVDRIGSKGIYPNVDFYSGTVYSDLGIRKEFFTPIFALARISGWCASVIEYTGDNRLLRPDAVYTGATDAHYVQLQDRQ
- a CDS encoding ABC transporter ATP-binding protein; translated protein: MTRPDATDAFQKGFDTHLTRRILNYVRPYLPLVIGGVLLALLISLASPLFALIQRHAIDTYLSPLALSGNADRDLLRRGLTLTALAYMGLKVVEFALQYAFTLAIGYLGQNVLRDIRADVFSKLQRLPLSYFDQNPVGRLITRVTSDVDAINQFITGGLVSLIQSSFIIVVYVIIMLSVNWQLALISFTVLPVLFLATNYFRARLRDAFRETRTQQATVNSKLNENITGMLTVQLFGRERRSALDFNLSNRALLSANENSVKWFSLFMPVVAVLGQVAVALILYFAARQILGVDASGAIAGAITVGTLFAFVQLSQQLFQPIQDLADVFNNLQAAMASSERIFGVLDTEESITDKPDAKTLTNFEGSVDFRKVWFAYDQTVTADTPDTDDRWILRGIDLNIRPGESVALVGATGAGKTSVTALVSRFYDVQRGSVNVDGIDVKDLAQHDLRRHVGVVLQDVFLFAGTIESNLTLNNPAIPHERVVEACRYVGVHEYILSLEHGYQTEVRERGATLSTGQKQLLAFARALIQNPDILLVLDEATANVDTETELRIQQALTRVMQGRTSIIIAHRLSTIEHCDRIVVMRKGRIVEQGSHHQLLEKGGYYARLHRLQYAQADAAD
- the tsaB gene encoding tRNA (adenosine(37)-N6)-threonylcarbamoyltransferase complex dimerization subunit type 1 TsaB; this translates as MSTTAPAPTVILALDTATPWLTLALRWPGGERSVSREVGRAHAEQLPGALGELFAGAGLPLRADLVIIGTGPGSYTGVRVGASYALGLARVWGAAVRGVSTLESLVSGDGPQAVSMDARKGNVYGAAYDVQAGTVVGVRHAPAKHALEAFEALTAPLPHHRDPAPDGLALLRAGLDHGVDGWELAYL